In Afipia sp. GAS231, a single window of DNA contains:
- a CDS encoding DUF3592 domain-containing protein, with amino-acid sequence MPDLPWYVYLMLLAPLGLILFAAAYKTLQVRAAREWPSAPGKVVISNSEVRDVRVLDDSREIGHRFEQRNFANIVYEYTVRGVVLRNNRVSIGEDRGNFEVAETIAKYPAGMAVTVFYNPLHPNEAVLERDLPKGLWGCLGIGTAVVLVIVFGGVFGLNRLSEFLSARLADPKVSPLVMAFGAFAVVIALFALVMQKQMRLAMKWPVVSGTIQMSDVEQYRAAPSEQGSRGALMYQRQVSYSYRFNDVDYTGVEARFATGRNSTSGWLMRKFMTAYQDGAVVKVYVNPLNPSEATLNPRIGFAWVLWLLSAAFAGVTYYTALHG; translated from the coding sequence ATGCCTGATCTGCCGTGGTACGTTTACCTGATGCTGCTCGCGCCGCTCGGGCTCATTCTGTTTGCCGCCGCCTATAAAACACTGCAAGTGCGCGCCGCCCGCGAATGGCCGTCGGCGCCGGGCAAGGTGGTGATCTCGAATTCCGAAGTGCGCGACGTTCGTGTGCTCGACGATTCCAGGGAGATCGGCCACCGCTTCGAGCAGCGCAACTTCGCCAATATCGTTTACGAATACACGGTCAGGGGCGTGGTGCTGCGCAACAACCGCGTCAGCATCGGCGAGGACCGCGGCAATTTCGAAGTCGCCGAGACCATCGCGAAATATCCGGCCGGCATGGCCGTCACCGTTTTCTATAACCCGCTGCACCCGAACGAAGCCGTGCTGGAACGCGACCTGCCGAAGGGCCTGTGGGGCTGTCTCGGCATCGGCACCGCGGTGGTGCTGGTGATCGTGTTCGGCGGCGTATTCGGGCTCAATCGTTTGTCCGAATTCCTGTCGGCGCGGCTGGCCGATCCAAAAGTGTCGCCGCTGGTCATGGCGTTCGGCGCTTTCGCCGTCGTCATCGCGCTGTTCGCGCTGGTGATGCAGAAGCAGATGCGATTGGCGATGAAATGGCCTGTCGTGTCAGGCACCATCCAGATGTCGGATGTCGAACAATACCGGGCGGCGCCGAGCGAGCAGGGATCGCGCGGCGCGCTGATGTACCAGCGGCAGGTGTCGTACAGCTACCGCTTCAACGATGTCGATTACACCGGCGTCGAAGCCCGCTTCGCCACCGGCCGCAACTCGACGTCGGGCTGGCTGATGCGCAAGTTCATGACCGCCTATCAGGACGGCGCCGTCGTCAAGGTCTACGTCAATCCGCTCAATCCGTCGGAAGCGACGCTGAACCCGCGCATCGGTTTCGCCTGGGTGTTGTGGCTGCTCTCGGCGGCGTTTGCGGGCGTCACCTACTACACCGCCCTTCACGGCTAG
- a CDS encoding SRPBCC domain-containing protein, which produces MNAVETETLTVTVEREIPFPPEKIWRALTQPHLIEEWLMKSDFKPTVDHRFSFRADWGSVDCQVLSIEDGKTLSYTWAAMGLDSVVTWTLTPSGTGTLLRMEQAGFRTDQKQAFHGARFGWQKFFESLQQALARTD; this is translated from the coding sequence GTGAACGCAGTCGAAACCGAAACGCTTACCGTCACCGTCGAACGGGAAATCCCCTTCCCGCCGGAAAAGATCTGGCGCGCCCTGACGCAACCGCATTTGATCGAGGAGTGGCTGATGAAGAGCGACTTCAAGCCGACGGTGGATCATCGTTTCAGTTTTCGCGCCGACTGGGGCTCCGTCGATTGTCAGGTCCTGTCGATCGAGGATGGCAAGACGCTGTCCTACACCTGGGCGGCCATGGGTCTCGACAGCGTCGTCACCTGGACCCTGACGCCATCAGGCACGGGAACGCTGCTGCGCATGGAGCAAGCGGGCTTCCGCACCGATCAGAAGCAGGCGTTTCATGGCGCCCGGTTCGGATGGCAGAAATTTTTCGAAAGCCTGCAACAGGCCTTGGCGCGGACCGATTGA
- a CDS encoding gluconate 2-dehydrogenase subunit 3 family protein yields MDAIERRVFLKGASMGLLSFTVGGADILMTAGEARARAVPFRLLNGEEAETLEALGEALVPGAREAGVAHFIDQQLSVPPGEALLEARIVNIKPPFVNYYRAAIGGVDKASTSRSGKRFAALSASEQHDFIDQLRQNKIEGWQGPPAAQVYFVLRSDAVDVVYGTMEGYESLGVPYLPHIAPDKRW; encoded by the coding sequence ATGGATGCCATCGAGCGGCGCGTCTTTCTCAAGGGCGCGAGCATGGGTTTGCTCTCCTTTACGGTCGGCGGTGCCGATATCCTGATGACAGCCGGCGAGGCCCGCGCACGCGCGGTGCCGTTCCGCCTGCTCAATGGCGAGGAGGCCGAGACCCTGGAGGCGCTGGGTGAGGCCCTGGTGCCGGGCGCTCGCGAGGCCGGCGTCGCGCACTTCATCGACCAGCAACTCTCGGTTCCGCCCGGCGAGGCGCTACTCGAAGCCCGCATCGTCAACATCAAACCGCCGTTCGTAAATTACTATCGCGCTGCGATCGGCGGCGTCGACAAGGCGAGCACCAGCCGCAGCGGCAAGCGGTTCGCAGCACTTTCGGCTTCCGAGCAGCACGACTTCATCGACCAGCTCCGCCAGAACAAGATCGAAGGCTGGCAAGGCCCGCCGGCCGCGCAGGTCTATTTCGTGCTGCGGAGCGACGCCGTCGACGTCGTCTATGGCACCATGGAGGGATACGAGAGCTTAGGGGTTCCCTATCTGCCGCACATCGCACCCGACAAGAGGTGGTGA
- a CDS encoding transglutaminase family protein — MPLLTIHHKTVYRYNRPVAFGEHRIMLRPRDGHDLRVLSSSLEISPEPMSLRWIHDVFGNSVAIATFDERSETLSFTSMATVEHNPAEEFALTPDDTAYFYPFIYDREEFPDLQQFIVPQYGDPNGELSAWARQFLDADGPTPTFNILSGMTHGIREAFTYRKRHEHGTQHPLDTLQTGSGTCRDYAMFMIEALRRLGIAARFVSGYLFIPGDSAHGYVGGGSTHAWVQVYLPSAGWIEFDPTNGIVGTRDLIRVAVARDPRQAIPLHGCYLGSADAYVGMEIGINVVSVGDDEARTEEQRAQLEEPLQAQFQSQQQFEGKPREQPEESKEEA; from the coding sequence ATGCCGCTCCTGACCATCCACCACAAGACCGTATATCGCTACAACCGCCCGGTGGCGTTTGGCGAGCATCGAATCATGCTGCGCCCGCGCGACGGCCATGACCTGCGCGTGCTGTCGTCCAGCCTCGAGATTTCGCCCGAGCCGATGTCGCTGCGCTGGATCCACGACGTGTTCGGCAACAGCGTCGCGATCGCGACCTTCGACGAGCGTTCGGAAACGCTGTCGTTCACCTCGATGGCGACCGTCGAGCACAATCCGGCGGAAGAGTTCGCGCTGACCCCTGATGACACCGCCTATTTCTATCCGTTCATTTATGACCGCGAGGAATTTCCCGACCTGCAGCAGTTCATCGTGCCGCAATACGGCGATCCGAACGGCGAATTGTCGGCGTGGGCGCGGCAATTTCTCGACGCGGACGGGCCGACGCCGACCTTCAACATTCTCTCAGGCATGACGCATGGCATCCGCGAGGCCTTCACCTACCGCAAGCGCCATGAGCACGGCACCCAGCATCCGCTCGATACGCTGCAGACCGGCTCGGGCACCTGCCGCGACTATGCGATGTTCATGATCGAGGCGCTGCGCCGGCTCGGCATCGCCGCGCGCTTCGTCTCGGGCTATCTGTTCATTCCCGGCGACAGCGCGCATGGTTATGTCGGCGGCGGCTCGACGCATGCCTGGGTGCAGGTCTATCTGCCGAGCGCCGGCTGGATCGAGTTCGATCCGACCAACGGCATCGTCGGCACCCGCGACCTGATCCGCGTCGCGGTCGCGCGCGACCCGCGCCAGGCGATCCCGCTGCACGGCTGTTACCTCGGTTCGGCCGACGCCTATGTCGGCATGGAGATCGGCATCAACGTCGTGTCGGTGGGCGATGACGAAGCGCGGACTGAGGAACAACGCGCGCAGCTCGAAGAGCCGCTTCAGGCGCAGTTCCAATCCCAGCAACAATTCGAAGGAAAACCTCGGGAGCAGCCTGAAGAATCAAAGGAAGAAGCCTGA
- a CDS encoding transglutaminase family protein has translation MEIDVGFEISYAAVAPTPMVMMLSIHPSRMSDIIGQESIVAEPSVPIGFYRDSFGNICGRLVAPAGGVTLKGRARVRDSGLPDAVAPAAQQVPIDRLPDDVLQYLMPSRYCETDKLIDIAWSLFSATQPGWARVQAIVDFVHDHVTFGYEHAHHMKSAHDVHEQRTGVCRDFAHLALTFCRCMNIPARYCTGYLGDIGVPRDPAPMDFSGWFQVYLSGEWYTFDARHNHPRIGRILMGTGRDAADVALTTSFGRMDLVKFVVVTDEVVA, from the coding sequence ATGGAGATCGACGTCGGCTTCGAGATTTCCTACGCGGCGGTGGCGCCGACGCCGATGGTGATGATGCTCTCGATCCACCCGTCGCGCATGTCAGACATCATCGGCCAGGAAAGCATCGTCGCCGAACCCAGTGTGCCGATCGGTTTCTACCGCGACAGCTTTGGCAACATCTGCGGCCGGCTGGTCGCGCCCGCCGGTGGCGTGACCTTGAAGGGCCGCGCACGCGTGCGCGATTCCGGCTTGCCCGATGCGGTGGCGCCGGCGGCGCAGCAAGTGCCGATCGACCGGCTGCCCGACGACGTGCTGCAATATCTGATGCCGAGCCGCTATTGCGAGACCGACAAGCTGATCGATATCGCCTGGTCGCTGTTTTCAGCGACCCAACCCGGCTGGGCGCGGGTGCAGGCGATCGTCGATTTCGTCCACGACCACGTCACCTTCGGCTACGAGCATGCCCATCACATGAAGTCGGCGCATGACGTCCATGAGCAGCGCACCGGCGTCTGCCGCGACTTTGCGCATCTGGCGCTGACCTTCTGCCGCTGCATGAACATCCCGGCACGCTACTGCACCGGCTATCTCGGCGATATCGGCGTGCCCCGCGATCCGGCGCCGATGGATTTCTCCGGCTGGTTTCAGGTTTATCTGTCGGGCGAGTGGTACACCTTCGACGCCCGCCACAACCACCCGCGCATCGGCCGCATCCTGATGGGCACCGGCCGCGACGCCGCCGACGTCGCGCTGACCACGAGCTTCGGCCGCATGGACCTCGTCAAGTTCGTGGTGGTGACGGACGAGGTGGTGGCTTAG
- a CDS encoding LysE family translocator, with translation MSLQAYLAFVAACVALALIPGPVVTLVIANGLRHGTRAALTNIAGVQAGLTIVIGIVAVGLTTLMATMGYWFDWVRFAGAAYLIWLGYKLVRFPVEGVNADEPPPPPRGGFFLQGFLVLLSNPKVLIFFGAFIPQFMDMSRDHFSQVLLLGFTFMATGAITDSIYAILAGRARRFFSARRTRLLSRVSGGFMIGGGIWLALTRAR, from the coding sequence ATGTCCCTTCAGGCCTATCTCGCTTTCGTCGCCGCCTGCGTCGCGCTGGCGCTCATTCCGGGTCCGGTGGTGACGCTGGTCATCGCCAACGGTCTGCGGCATGGCACGCGCGCGGCGCTGACCAACATCGCCGGCGTTCAGGCAGGGCTCACGATCGTGATCGGTATCGTCGCGGTCGGACTGACCACGCTGATGGCGACCATGGGTTACTGGTTCGACTGGGTGCGCTTTGCCGGCGCCGCCTATCTGATCTGGCTCGGCTACAAGCTGGTTCGTTTTCCGGTCGAGGGCGTCAATGCCGACGAGCCGCCGCCACCGCCGCGCGGCGGATTTTTCCTGCAGGGCTTTCTGGTGCTGCTCTCCAATCCGAAGGTGCTGATCTTCTTCGGCGCCTTCATTCCGCAGTTCATGGACATGAGCCGGGATCATTTTTCGCAGGTGCTGTTGCTCGGCTTCACCTTCATGGCGACAGGTGCCATCACCGATTCGATTTATGCGATATTGGCCGGCCGCGCGCGGCGGTTCTTCTCGGCCCGGCGCACGCGTCTTTTGTCGCGGGTCTCCGGCGGCTTCATGATCGGCGGCGGCATCTGGCTGGCGCTGACGCGGGCAAGGTGA
- a CDS encoding GMC family oxidoreductase: MATQPKTEEKVDVVIAGAGASGSTFAAVLAKAGKKAVLIDNGPDWQLTDLISSDIWGRRIKPVGHPFILEGKQVAPIGYHGGWGVGGAALHWFANVPRLLPNDFRIKSEHNRAHDWPIAYEDVAPWYDKVAYDIGISGDAKAEEVWRPAGRDYPMPPMKTFKNGEVWLKGFAANNIRMVPAAVAMNSVDYKDRPACIYDGWCHVGCPIGALANPQVTYLGEARAAGAEVRALSTVTRVLTDASGKKATGVEYVDRDGEKHIQPASVVVCASWAAQNPRLLLNSATDKHPNGLANASGLVGKYIMTHFTAVTNAMFDGDLEGAKGTIGGQFMSYERYSKTAHKGAFGSTLLVCGGAAKASGLTGLHNARPDLFGPALADFMKRAVREFTRFTAACEEQPKIENRVELVTQKDEFGMPLARIVHNYDDTEAALWNANFEEGQKIARAAGAKEVWQLRTAMPAIHLMGGTIMGTGADNSVVNSFGQTHEVPNLYVAGPGIFPTCGASNPTYTVFALSLRAAENLASNWGAIAG; this comes from the coding sequence ATGGCGACGCAACCAAAAACGGAAGAAAAAGTCGATGTCGTGATCGCCGGCGCCGGCGCGTCCGGCTCGACGTTCGCGGCCGTGCTCGCCAAGGCCGGCAAGAAGGCGGTGTTGATCGACAACGGGCCGGACTGGCAGCTCACCGACCTGATCTCGTCGGACATATGGGGCCGCCGGATCAAGCCGGTGGGGCACCCGTTCATTCTCGAAGGCAAGCAGGTGGCGCCGATCGGCTATCACGGCGGCTGGGGCGTCGGCGGCGCCGCCCTGCATTGGTTCGCCAACGTGCCGCGCCTGCTGCCGAACGATTTCCGCATCAAGAGCGAACACAACCGCGCCCACGACTGGCCGATCGCCTATGAGGACGTCGCACCCTGGTACGACAAGGTTGCCTACGACATCGGCATCTCCGGTGACGCCAAAGCGGAGGAGGTGTGGCGGCCAGCCGGGCGCGACTATCCGATGCCGCCGATGAAGACCTTCAAAAATGGCGAGGTCTGGCTCAAGGGCTTTGCCGCCAACAATATCCGCATGGTGCCGGCGGCGGTCGCGATGAACTCGGTCGATTACAAAGACCGGCCTGCCTGCATCTATGACGGCTGGTGCCATGTCGGCTGTCCGATCGGTGCGCTCGCCAACCCGCAGGTGACTTACCTGGGCGAAGCGCGGGCGGCCGGCGCCGAGGTACGGGCGCTGAGCACGGTGACGCGCGTCCTCACCGACGCGTCCGGCAAGAAGGCGACCGGAGTCGAATATGTCGATCGCGACGGCGAAAAGCATATCCAGCCGGCCAGCGTCGTCGTGTGCGCGTCATGGGCGGCGCAGAACCCGCGGCTGCTGCTCAATTCCGCGACCGACAAGCATCCGAACGGCCTCGCCAATGCGAGCGGTCTGGTCGGCAAATACATCATGACGCATTTCACGGCGGTCACCAATGCGATGTTCGACGGCGATCTCGAAGGTGCCAAAGGCACCATCGGCGGCCAGTTCATGTCCTACGAGCGTTATTCAAAGACGGCCCACAAGGGTGCGTTCGGCTCGACCTTGCTGGTCTGCGGCGGCGCCGCCAAGGCGAGCGGCCTGACCGGCCTTCACAACGCCCGGCCTGATTTGTTCGGCCCCGCTCTCGCCGACTTCATGAAGCGCGCCGTCAGGGAATTCACCCGTTTCACGGCGGCATGCGAAGAGCAGCCGAAGATCGAGAACCGTGTCGAGCTGGTGACCCAGAAGGACGAGTTCGGAATGCCGCTCGCGCGCATCGTCCATAACTATGACGATACCGAAGCGGCGCTGTGGAACGCCAATTTCGAGGAAGGTCAGAAGATTGCCCGCGCGGCCGGCGCCAAGGAGGTATGGCAGTTGCGCACCGCGATGCCGGCGATCCATCTGATGGGCGGCACCATCATGGGAACCGGCGCCGATAACTCCGTCGTCAACAGTTTCGGCCAGACCCACGAGGTGCCGAACCTCTACGTCGCCGGACCCGGCATCTTCCCGACCTGCGGCGCTTCAAATCCGACCTACACGGTGTTCGCCCTGTCGCTGCGCGCCGCGGAGAACCTGGCGTCGAATTGGGGTGCGATTGCGGGGTGA
- a CDS encoding helix-turn-helix transcriptional regulator, with amino-acid sequence MPNASDTLFKTLADPTRRAIFEQLCRKGEQTVGALTIKAGVSQPAVSKHLGVLKQAGLVRDRHEGRQTHYSAQIGALGPLVDWTSQMTGFWQSRFDHLEDLLKRMDQ; translated from the coding sequence ATGCCGAACGCCTCCGATACGCTGTTCAAAACGCTTGCCGATCCGACCCGTCGGGCGATCTTCGAGCAATTGTGCCGCAAGGGGGAGCAGACGGTCGGTGCGCTGACGATCAAGGCCGGCGTTTCGCAACCGGCGGTCTCGAAACATCTCGGCGTGCTGAAACAGGCCGGGCTGGTGCGCGATCGCCATGAAGGCCGCCAGACCCACTACAGCGCGCAGATCGGCGCGCTCGGCCCGCTGGTCGACTGGACCAGCCAGATGACCGGCTTCTGGCAAAGCCGGTTCGATCACCTCGAAGACCTGCTCAAAAGGATGGACCAGTGA
- a CDS encoding N-formylglutamate amidohydrolase yields MTHADDTDLLLGTEDVPPVREFNAAGRSPFFLTCDHYGRLIPRVLGDLGLPESELKRHIAWDIGIAGVAESLSKQLDAHLIVQRYSRLVIDCNRPPHVASSIPRISEATTIPGNEGISNEAAATRRAQIFDSYHRRIDEIIDARRNAGLPTVLVSLHSFTPVYAGIARPWHIGTLYHRDTHLPPLVLRGLRAEGDLVVGDNEPYAVSDDTDYTIPVHAEARGLINTGIEIRQDLISDPAGEKSWADRLARIFGEIEPLLRAQGLLAA; encoded by the coding sequence TTGACGCACGCGGACGACACAGATTTACTTCTGGGAACCGAAGATGTTCCCCCGGTCCGCGAGTTCAATGCCGCGGGACGATCGCCGTTCTTTCTCACCTGCGATCACTACGGCAGGCTGATTCCGCGCGTGCTCGGCGATCTCGGGCTGCCCGAGAGCGAACTCAAGCGGCACATCGCCTGGGACATCGGCATTGCCGGCGTCGCGGAGTCCCTATCGAAACAGCTCGACGCGCATCTGATCGTGCAGCGCTACTCGCGGCTCGTCATCGACTGCAACCGCCCGCCGCACGTCGCGAGTTCAATCCCGCGCATCAGCGAGGCCACCACCATTCCCGGCAACGAGGGCATCTCAAACGAGGCCGCCGCGACACGGCGCGCGCAAATCTTCGATTCCTATCACCGCCGCATCGACGAGATCATCGATGCGCGCCGAAATGCCGGCCTACCGACGGTGCTGGTGTCGCTGCACAGCTTTACACCCGTCTATGCCGGGATCGCGCGGCCATGGCACATCGGCACGCTCTATCACCGCGACACCCATCTGCCGCCGCTGGTGTTGAGGGGCTTGCGCGCCGAGGGCGATCTCGTGGTCGGCGACAACGAGCCCTATGCCGTGAGCGACGACACCGACTACACCATTCCCGTGCACGCCGAAGCGCGCGGCCTGATCAATACCGGTATCGAAATCCGTCAGGACCTGATCTCCGATCCGGCCGGCGAGAAATCCTGGGCGGATCGGCTGGCGCGGATTTTTGGCGAGATCGAGCCGTTGTTGCGGGCGCAGGGATTGCTTGCCGCCTAG
- a CDS encoding DUF1801 domain-containing protein translates to MTPSERIDALIAGITDWRGKTFAGVRKTILEADKEIIEEWKWMGSPVWSRDGIIAVANAHKGKVKLTFMYGAKLADPAKLFNAGLEGNERRAIDFLEGDKVNAKALKDLIRSAIDYNQSRLKKKTTATSKAKKAKKA, encoded by the coding sequence ATGACTCCATCTGAGCGTATCGACGCGTTGATCGCAGGCATCACCGACTGGCGCGGCAAGACCTTTGCCGGCGTCCGCAAAACCATCCTCGAAGCCGACAAGGAAATCATCGAGGAGTGGAAGTGGATGGGAAGTCCGGTGTGGTCGCGCGACGGCATCATCGCCGTCGCCAACGCCCACAAAGGCAAGGTGAAGCTGACCTTCATGTACGGCGCGAAGCTTGCTGACCCCGCCAAACTGTTCAATGCGGGCCTCGAAGGCAACGAACGGCGCGCGATCGACTTTCTCGAGGGCGACAAGGTCAATGCGAAGGCGTTGAAAGATTTGATCCGATCAGCGATCGACTACAATCAGAGCCGGTTGAAGAAGAAAACGACGGCGACCAGCAAGGCGAAAAAAGCCAAGAAGGCGTGA